The Burkholderia ubonensis genome has a window encoding:
- a CDS encoding peptidoglycan DD-metalloendopeptidase family protein: MKQREINVRTAWLSALGAVFVMAGCASTPPVPPSDTLAGASAQNAAPAEAAAASAPPAAPILVAHRYIVKRGDTLSRIASANGCSVADLRTWNRLGAHSRLRAGQALRIVKQQAPQAPAAAAASGAASSPPAALSANDRQVVKDMKRHASGVALSWPARGSVIESFRPGQNRGIQIAGQPGDPVRAAAAGRVMYAGVGLNGYGSLIIVQHNADFLTAYAHNRKLLVKTGDVVRQGDEIAEMGDLDNSRVALLFEVRRDGKPVNPLPYLPSTQG, encoded by the coding sequence ATGAAACAGCGCGAGATCAACGTCAGGACGGCATGGCTGTCGGCCCTGGGCGCCGTCTTCGTCATGGCCGGCTGCGCCAGCACGCCGCCGGTGCCGCCGAGCGATACGCTCGCGGGCGCGTCGGCGCAGAATGCGGCCCCGGCGGAGGCCGCCGCCGCGTCCGCGCCGCCGGCAGCCCCGATCCTGGTTGCGCATCGCTATATCGTCAAACGCGGCGACACGCTGTCGCGCATCGCGTCGGCGAACGGCTGCAGCGTGGCCGACCTGCGCACGTGGAACAGGCTCGGCGCGCACAGCCGGCTGCGGGCCGGACAGGCGCTGCGCATCGTGAAGCAGCAAGCGCCGCAGGCGCCGGCCGCGGCGGCTGCGAGCGGGGCGGCGTCGAGCCCGCCGGCCGCGCTGTCGGCGAATGATCGCCAGGTCGTCAAGGACATGAAACGGCATGCGAGCGGCGTCGCGCTGTCGTGGCCCGCGCGCGGCAGCGTCATCGAATCGTTCAGGCCCGGCCAGAACCGCGGGATCCAGATCGCCGGCCAGCCCGGCGACCCGGTGCGCGCGGCCGCCGCCGGCCGCGTGATGTATGCCGGCGTCGGCCTGAACGGCTACGGCAGCCTGATCATCGTCCAGCACAACGCGGACTTCCTGACCGCCTACGCGCACAACCGCAAGCTGCTCGTGAAGACGGGCGACGTCGTTCGCCAGGGCGACGAGATTGCCGAGATGGGCGATCTCGACAATTCGCGCGTCGCGCTGCTGTTCGAGGTGCGGCGCGACGGCAAGCCGGTCAACCCGCTGCCGTACCTGCCGTCGACGCAAGGCTGA
- a CDS encoding LysR substrate-binding domain-containing protein: MRRLPPLHALQIFSTVARHRSFTRAAEQLCITQGAVSRQIQTLEAHYGFPLFKRHAKGLTLTAEGEQLLPVVNESFARIEDISMKLTRQRTDLALKVPTCVMRWILPRIMRFQGEHPDLHVQITTAWQHDVDFATEPFDAAIVYGTSPGADVCALPLFDERLTPVCAPGLRQTAPLAEIGDLARHTLLHPTRDHRDWRAWLDHAGVRTVDADRGPSFDTLDLATNAAMEGFGVAIGDVTLVDDDVSARRLERPFDVVLETGARYFFVYPESAGSQQKIRAFSDWIARHRD; the protein is encoded by the coding sequence ATGCGCCGACTTCCGCCCTTGCACGCGCTGCAGATCTTCTCGACCGTCGCTCGTCACCGCAGCTTCACGCGCGCGGCCGAGCAGCTTTGCATCACGCAGGGTGCGGTGAGCCGGCAGATTCAGACGCTCGAGGCGCATTACGGCTTCCCGCTGTTCAAGCGGCATGCGAAGGGCTTGACGCTGACGGCGGAAGGCGAGCAGCTGCTGCCGGTCGTCAACGAGAGCTTCGCGCGGATCGAGGACATCTCGATGAAGCTCACGCGGCAGCGCACCGATCTCGCGCTGAAGGTGCCGACCTGCGTGATGCGCTGGATACTCCCGCGCATCATGCGTTTCCAGGGCGAGCATCCCGATCTGCACGTGCAGATCACGACCGCGTGGCAGCATGACGTCGACTTTGCGACCGAGCCGTTCGATGCGGCGATCGTCTACGGCACGTCGCCGGGCGCGGACGTTTGCGCGCTGCCGCTGTTCGATGAGCGGCTCACGCCCGTCTGCGCGCCCGGACTGCGGCAAACGGCGCCGCTCGCCGAGATCGGCGATCTCGCGCGCCACACGCTGCTGCACCCGACGCGCGACCATCGCGACTGGCGCGCGTGGCTCGACCACGCCGGCGTGCGCACGGTCGATGCCGATCGCGGGCCGAGCTTCGACACGCTCGATCTCGCGACGAACGCGGCGATGGAGGGCTTCGGCGTCGCGATCGGCGACGTGACGCTCGTCGACGACGACGTCAGCGCGCGCCGGCTCGAACGGCCGTTCGACGTCGTGCTCGAAACCGGCGCACGTTATTTCTTCGTCTATCCCGAGAGCGCCGGCAGCCAGCAGAAAATCCGCGCATTCAGCGACTGGATCGCGCGCCATCGCGACTGA
- a CDS encoding porin → MKKHVISAAALAAFAAFTAFTAPAFAQNSVTLYGLIDEGFNYTNNVRVNGVGKTNYQLASGYAQGSRWGLRGSEDLGGGLKAVFVLESGFDVNNGRLGQGGRMFGRQAYVGLSESRFGTLTFGRQYDALVDYLAPLTANGNWGGTLFSHPFDNDNTDNSFRVNNTVKYASPDWNGLQVGGTYSFSNSTGFSTNRQYSIGAQYSLAGLQVAAAYLQANSPGNGNAGAIAADDANFVADRLRIFGGGINYTFGPATVGFVYTKTDVKNPVSTVYLPTATFSGLGLTATKFQNFEINGKYQLTSDFFVGAQYVYTDGKFDAATGSIKPKYHTVGLMADYSLSKRTDVYLQGAWQKVAGDRTGTAADGGYVVGTDGPSSSPNQFAVRAAIRHKF, encoded by the coding sequence ATGAAGAAGCACGTCATTTCCGCCGCCGCGCTCGCCGCCTTTGCCGCCTTCACTGCCTTCACTGCGCCGGCGTTCGCGCAGAACAGCGTGACGCTGTACGGCCTGATCGACGAGGGCTTCAACTATACGAACAATGTCCGCGTGAACGGCGTCGGCAAGACCAACTACCAGCTCGCGAGCGGCTATGCGCAGGGCAGCCGCTGGGGGCTGCGCGGCTCGGAAGACCTGGGCGGCGGGCTGAAGGCGGTCTTCGTGCTGGAAAGCGGCTTCGACGTGAACAACGGCCGGCTCGGCCAGGGCGGCCGCATGTTCGGCCGCCAGGCGTACGTCGGCCTGTCCGAGTCGCGCTTCGGCACGCTGACGTTCGGCCGCCAGTACGATGCGCTCGTCGACTATCTCGCGCCGCTGACCGCGAACGGCAACTGGGGCGGCACGCTGTTCTCGCATCCGTTCGACAACGACAACACCGACAACTCGTTCCGCGTCAACAACACGGTGAAGTACGCGAGCCCGGACTGGAACGGGCTGCAGGTCGGCGGCACCTACAGCTTCAGCAACAGCACCGGCTTCTCGACCAACCGCCAGTACAGCATCGGCGCGCAGTATTCGCTGGCCGGCCTGCAGGTCGCCGCGGCCTACCTGCAGGCGAACAGCCCGGGCAACGGCAATGCGGGCGCGATCGCGGCCGACGACGCGAACTTCGTCGCCGACCGCCTGCGCATCTTCGGCGGCGGCATCAACTACACGTTCGGCCCGGCGACCGTCGGCTTCGTCTACACGAAGACCGACGTGAAGAACCCGGTGTCGACCGTCTATCTGCCGACGGCGACGTTCTCGGGCCTTGGCCTGACCGCGACCAAGTTCCAGAACTTCGAGATCAACGGCAAGTACCAGCTGACGTCTGATTTCTTCGTCGGCGCGCAGTACGTGTACACGGACGGCAAGTTCGACGCCGCGACCGGCTCGATCAAGCCGAAGTACCACACCGTGGGCCTGATGGCCGACTACAGCCTGTCGAAGCGCACCGACGTGTATCTGCAGGGCGCGTGGCAGAAGGTCGCCGGCGACCGGACCGGCACGGCCGCCGACGGCGGCTACGTGGTCGGCACCGACGGCCCGTCGTCGTCGCCGAACCAGTTCGCCGTGCGCGCGGCGATTCGCCACAAGTTCTGA
- a CDS encoding LysR substrate-binding domain-containing protein yields MRFDLTDLRLFLHICEAGSITGGAERTHITLQAASERIRGMEDELGVPLLHRTKSGTQVTDAGRALEHHARTVLQQIDHMRGELQQYGRGLRGHIRLLCNTASLSEYLPDALAEYLPHHPKLSISVEERSSQDIVHAVRNKTADVGIVADSVGLGGLEQKPFREDWLIAVVPAGHPLAARDKVAFDEIVDADFIGLTDGSALQVHLADQARALGKRMRYRVQLKSFDAICRVIESGVGIGIVSRHAASRAMQTMDVRMVELSDAWSHRKLTLCARSFDALPKYTRAFVSFLSNDTPPR; encoded by the coding sequence ATGCGCTTCGACCTGACCGACCTGCGGCTTTTCCTGCACATCTGCGAGGCGGGCAGCATCACGGGCGGCGCGGAACGCACGCACATCACGCTGCAGGCCGCGAGCGAGCGCATCCGCGGCATGGAGGACGAGCTCGGCGTGCCGCTGCTGCACCGGACCAAGTCGGGCACGCAGGTCACCGACGCCGGACGCGCGCTCGAGCATCATGCGCGCACCGTGCTGCAGCAGATCGACCACATGCGCGGCGAGCTGCAGCAATACGGCCGGGGGCTGCGCGGCCATATCCGGCTGCTGTGCAACACCGCGTCGCTCAGCGAGTACCTGCCGGACGCGCTGGCCGAGTATCTGCCGCATCATCCGAAGCTGTCGATCAGCGTCGAGGAGCGGTCGAGCCAGGACATCGTGCACGCGGTCCGCAACAAGACGGCGGACGTCGGCATCGTCGCCGATTCGGTCGGCCTCGGCGGGCTCGAGCAGAAGCCGTTTCGCGAGGACTGGCTGATCGCCGTCGTGCCGGCCGGCCATCCGCTCGCCGCGCGCGACAAGGTCGCGTTCGACGAAATCGTCGATGCGGATTTCATCGGCCTCACCGACGGCAGCGCGCTGCAGGTGCATCTCGCCGATCAGGCCAGGGCGCTCGGCAAGCGGATGCGCTATCGCGTGCAGTTGAAGAGCTTCGATGCGATCTGCCGGGTGATCGAGAGCGGCGTGGGGATCGGGATCGTGTCACGGCATGCGGCGTCGCGGGCGATGCAGACGATGGATGTGCGGATGGTCGAGCTGTCCGATGCGTGGAGCCATCGGAAGCTCACGCTGTGCGCGCGGTCGTTCGATGCGTTGCCGAAGTACACGCGGGCGTTCGTATCGTTTCTGTCGAACGACACGCCGCCGCGCTGA
- a CDS encoding ester cyclase produces the protein MTESDLAIRYRAYIDCLNRQDWAALGDYVADNVIHNDRPLGLAGYRAMLEQDFRDIPDLRFEIRLLVCEPPRIAARLRFACAPRGTFMGLAVDGRRVTFAENVFYEFDDGRIRQVWSVIDKAAIEAQL, from the coding sequence ATGACCGAATCCGACCTCGCGATCCGCTATCGCGCATACATCGACTGCCTGAACCGTCAGGATTGGGCGGCGCTGGGCGACTACGTCGCCGACAACGTGATCCACAACGATCGGCCGCTGGGCCTGGCCGGCTACCGCGCGATGCTGGAGCAGGATTTCCGCGACATCCCGGACCTGCGTTTCGAGATCCGGCTGCTCGTGTGCGAGCCGCCGCGCATCGCGGCGCGGCTGCGCTTCGCGTGTGCGCCGCGCGGCACGTTCATGGGGCTGGCCGTCGACGGCAGGCGCGTGACCTTCGCCGAAAACGTCTTCTACGAGTTCGACGACGGCAGGATCCGGCAGGTCTGGTCGGTCATCGACAAGGCCGCGATCGAAGCGCAGCTGTGA
- the bla gene encoding class A beta-lactamase — MDHSPSRRSLLLAAVAAPFVAACAPAPVGDHEHLRAAQSQLDALEQASNGRLGVAALDTATGARIAHRSRERFPLCGTFAVVAAAAMLARSALDASLLPRRILYRRYELAPGSPITERHADTGMTIGQLCEAMLQSGDKSAANLLMSVLGGPQTVTEFAHASGDTLFRLDRWEPELNTARPDDERDTSTPLAMAETMRRLLLGDTLGAPERAQLTKWLLGSANGVKGIRAGVPSDWRVAGKTGTGGYGTTTDVAVLWPPSHAPLVIAVSFTQPGADAAPRADVVAEAARIAAAALAAG, encoded by the coding sequence ATGGATCACTCTCCGTCACGCCGCTCGCTGCTGCTTGCCGCCGTCGCCGCGCCGTTCGTCGCCGCGTGCGCGCCGGCCCCCGTCGGCGATCATGAACACCTGCGTGCCGCGCAGTCGCAGCTCGACGCGCTCGAACAAGCGTCGAACGGCCGGCTCGGCGTCGCCGCGCTGGACACCGCGACCGGCGCGCGGATCGCGCACCGCTCGCGCGAACGCTTCCCGCTCTGCGGCACCTTCGCGGTCGTTGCCGCCGCAGCGATGCTCGCGCGCAGCGCGCTCGACGCATCGCTGCTGCCGCGTCGCATCCTGTATCGGCGCTACGAGCTCGCGCCCGGCTCGCCCATCACGGAGCGGCATGCGGATACCGGCATGACGATCGGGCAGCTGTGCGAAGCGATGCTGCAATCCGGCGACAAGTCCGCGGCGAACCTGCTGATGAGCGTGCTGGGCGGCCCGCAGACGGTCACGGAGTTCGCGCACGCCAGCGGCGATACGCTGTTCCGCCTCGATCGCTGGGAGCCCGAGCTGAACACGGCGCGGCCCGACGACGAGCGCGATACGTCGACGCCGCTGGCGATGGCCGAAACGATGCGCCGGCTGCTGCTCGGCGATACGCTCGGCGCACCGGAGCGCGCGCAACTGACGAAGTGGCTGCTCGGCAGTGCGAACGGCGTCAAGGGCATTCGCGCGGGCGTGCCGTCCGACTGGCGCGTCGCGGGCAAGACCGGGACGGGCGGCTACGGCACGACGACCGATGTCGCCGTGCTGTGGCCGCCGTCGCATGCGCCGCTCGTCATCGCGGTGTCGTTCACGCAGCCGGGCGCCGATGCGGCGCCGCGCGCGGACGTCGTCGCCGAGGCGGCGCGCATCGCGGCCGCCGCGCTTGCCGCCGGCTGA